cgtctgtctgaacatttatacagatcctgtaatgctgaAATGTGGACATAACTTCTGCCGGGACTGTATTGGTCGTGTGTTGGATAAACAGGAGACgtctggaggttattcctgtcctgaatgtagagaagagttccaggatcggcctgcactgcacaggaacacAACACTAcggaacatagtggagaatttcctgtccacccatccagatcaggaggagtccggggtcttctgtacttactgtattcacactcctgtacctgctgtgatatcctgtctgatgtgtgaagcttctctgtgtgacaatCACCTGAGACTCAGACACAGCAAatcaccagaacacgtcttatgtgaccccaccacttccctggagaacaggaaatgctccgtccataagaagatcctggagtattactgcactgaggactccacctgtatctgtgtgtcctgcaggctggatgaagaacatcggggacaccaggtggagactctggatgaggcctctgagatgaagaagaagaaactgaggaatgttctgcagaaactgatgacagagagagaggagatggagaaaagagtccagagtctgcaggaacacaggaggaaagtacaaggagaagcagatgatgaaacagagagagtcactgtcctgttcagagacctcaggagacgtctggaagatctggagaagagagtcctgagggaaatctccgggcaggcagagcggatctccgggataatcaatgatctggtccaggatctggaaataaagaaggacaCACTGTACAGTAGAATACTttacattgaggagctgtgtaacatgacggatccactgactgtcctacaggaatcagacacaggtgacttgtgtgatactgaggatggagatgatgaggacagagagagacatgataaactcctccatgatggaggggatctggatgtgggggggatctcacacacattacacacaggtttatctaaaatcatgtctggggtaaatgtagagaggggggttacagacatattactggatgtgaggacagctggtaataatctacatatatcagatgacaggaaaactatATCCTTCTCATCATCACATCAGAAtcgcccagaaacaccagagaggttt
This window of the Aquarana catesbeiana isolate 2022-GZ linkage group LG01, ASM4218655v1, whole genome shotgun sequence genome carries:
- the LOC141127098 gene encoding E3 ubiquitin-protein ligase TRIM39-like — translated: MASADLRKELECSVCLNIYTDPVMLKCGHNFCRDCIGRVLDKQETSGGYSCPECREEFQDRPALHRNTTLRNIVENFLSTHPDQEESGVFCTYCIHTPVPAVISCLMCEASLCDNHLRLRHSKSPEHVLCDPTTSLENRKCSVHKKILEYYCTEDSTCICVSCRLDEEHRGHQVETLDEASEMKKKKLRNVLQKLMTEREEMEKRVQSLQEHRRKVQGEADDETERVTVLFRDLRRRLEDLEKRVLREISGQAERISGIINDLVQDLEIKKDTLYSRILYIEELCNMTDPLTVLQESDTGDLCDTEDGDDEDRERHDKLLHDGGDLDVGGISHTLHTGLSKIMSGVNVERGVTDILLDVRTAGNNLHISDDRKTISFSSSHQNRPETPERFQCYQVMSSQRFSSGRQYWEVDVGGSLYWRVGMCYPSIDRRGDQSVIGYNKKSWSLERGWGNQLSVIHDSNKTRLPGDVSSRRVRIYLDYEAGRISFYDLCDPIRHLHTFTTTFTEPLHVGVYVGKRCCIKICGVNQK